Genomic DNA from Mixophyes fleayi isolate aMixFle1 chromosome 7, aMixFle1.hap1, whole genome shotgun sequence:
ATTTTAATAGAGGACCCTTACCACCTTGGCTGTTGTGAAAAGTCTGTAGGCAGGCCAAAAGATAGGGCACATAATTGGCAATAGTGATACCAGATTAAAAATCCTAGGAAGCATTGATGGCCCTCCTAATTTGATGGAAGCCAAAAACTTATCTGCTCCATACAATTGATAACAGCTCCATCTTGAACCTGTCCAAAGCAGGGCAGGGAGTTTAGAGATTTCAGATTCAAGAAGAGTTAAAAggacatttatgttttttatataatacacgcacacacacatatttataacattttgtggctgaagtccAGCAGTTTTGGCCTCTTTAAAAGTAAAGGTGCCTCCTTAAATATAATTAATGTTATCCATTCTTATCTGTCTAACTATCAACTACTTAGTTACTGTTCTTGAAATATGAAAGAAATAGTACCTTCACTGTGATCTAGGTCTGGGCGGAAAGATAGAAATAACCAAGCAAGGCCAACTAGAAGAGTTACAACCAAATTGACCACTATCCATGGCTGAAGAATCTGAAGTTCTGTACCTTCTTGCCTgatgatataataaaaacatgcagttagACCAGTTTATTGACagagctaaaaataaaaaaatatttgcatattcaATGTGACAAAGAGGAAACAGAATAAACAACTTTAATTATTAAAGCATCACTACAATTCTATTGAGTAACTCTATGAACTATCTGTAGCAACTTTAAGGAAAATAGTGTTGATTCGAAAATCACTAATTTTAATGGAATGTTTTTAGTAGTaacttaatttgatttttaatatatactcatgaaaaataattaatgaaaagcaatacATAATTATACTTTTGCATTTAAGGTGTTATAAATAGGATTTATACTAGATAGCCACCCTTTCCAATACTTGAGTAATTTGGTGGGAATCCTTACGAATGGTTAGACAGTTTATATAAATTATGGCTTAAAGCAGTGGTTcctaaagtgtgcgccgtggctcccaggggtgctgcggcgctgtcacaggggtgctgtggccaggaagaaaataataaaaaaaacaacttgccattccggcggcacctgggacccagcatcctcctccctcctcgttgaatgtcgggcgtgacgccatcacgtccgacatattcagtgagcagcggcgggagagaggaggatgctgggtcccgggcgccgccggattggtaagaagacagaagtgaagacagaagaaatagaagaaagaaggccaagtatggtaaagaaaggggaggggaaaaggtggtaggaaacagcaatggaggggcaatagaatgaatgagggcacagagtgtgaggatgaaggagggcacagagtgtgaggatgaaggagggcacagagtgtgaggatgaaggagggcacagtgtgatgatttttgttcatgttttattttgtttgatcttattcctcttagtattagcAATAAATTactctttgacagaaatataattgaataaaaaaaaatataaaaatattcttttcccttggatttatgtgtattatttttgcaaacaacttactaagtatttctgttctcacctaaatacttattacattattttgacccaactacttataaaacggtactgcttggtaattattttgaaggggtgccttgaaaaagttatggagactctaagggtgccacaaactgaaaaagtttgggaaccactgggttataGTGAAACACTGCCCCTAGTGGCCAAATAAAACAAGTATCAGACCTAGAACTTATATTGTTTTTCCAATACAACGGATTTACAGAACACATTTTTATaatctgtaattgtttagtaTAGTGTTCCAGGGATCATGGTAAATGATGTATGTACATAtgccaatataaaaaaacataaaattaaataagaTCATCTttagaataattattttatttaatgggaAAAGAAAAAATTATGTATGATTGGCAACACTAATTGTGTAGTTAAGTGTTAATAATGAGCAATTATCAATATACAAGCTACAAGCTACATTTACAAGGCAATATAGGAAATTATCTGGAGgtgttaaataaataagtgcaTTCTCAGAGGGAAAGATGCATTGAGGGTTATTTAATAACTGTGCTCAACAGTCCATATCTGTACTAAAACCGTATCAACCAATCAGCTTCAATTTTCCTATTGCAAGTTCCTCATTAAAAGCAAATGTTTGGTTGCTTTAGCCTTAGTGTAAATTTGCAGCTTTGAGCAATGTTAGCAAATAACCTTGATTGTCTGTCTGTTATCAAAATGAATAGTGTACAAATATTAAAGCTTACCACAAGCTGCCATTCTGTGTTGGAGGTGTGTAGAAGTTTATCCTGTCACTTGTCATTTGCTGACTCAGTGCAAGAAAAAGAGCAACAAAGTACACTAAAAATAGAGAAATTTGTGTTTAGATATCAAATCACGAGATACATTCAGCATAATTTAAAATGAGATAGTCGGGGACAAAGTACTTTGAGAAAATGCCATATGTTGCTTTACCCCTACTATATATTATAAAGGATATAATTAGTCACCAGTGGAAGGGGTTGGGTAAGTACTTAAAAACTATGCTAGTTTACTTGGCTTTATTAAATCACTTAGATTTACAGCATCATATACACTTGTGTTTGCACTTACAGAATGAGGCCACAGCAGATGGATCCAATATAACAAGACCACGAAATGCATTTGACACAATGGCCAGGTCAATCCTAGTAgcaaggaggagaaaaaaaatagtCTGGTATACAAGCAAGAAAAAGCAAGAGAAACCAGAAGTGTTCCCTTCAGTCAACTACCTGTCAAATGCAGAAACTGTGCTGAGAGCCAACAAGAAATACAGAAAGCACTGGGATGGGTATGCCAAATCTTTGTAAATCTCCAATAGCTTAGAAAGAGTAGTCAGCTGGTTACCAGCAAGCATGTAAATCACCACAATATTCCACACTGTGTACCCAGCTAGGAATCCGCTGCAGAACAGCCCAACCATCCTACAATGAGAAGAGAGTATTAGAAATGCAGGTTTTGTGCAGCCAGAGAATCACGATTGTGTACAGCAATATTTAACACAGATTTGTGGATGTACCTAAAGGCACGATGCACAGTGATAGATACATCCATGCTGCTCCATGTTGGCTTAATATCCATAAAATCTTCCACATGTTCTGCAGTTTTAATGATTCCAGTGCGATCAGCAGCTTGAAATTTCCCTTAAGTATAGAACAAACAGGTGGTAACAACAAGCCTGCATTCAATGCGTCCTATATATTCTGCATATAGACATGTAGAAAATTATATAGAAAATGGACTTTAAATCTTTTTAATTTAAgggaaggtttaaaaaaaaaaaaaaaaaaaagcactactGGGATCGTGGCTAGGAGCTCTATGTTAGCATTTTCATTGAGCTCCAGCTGTTGCACTTAATATCATGCACTTAAATCACCCAAACTTTATTAATTGAGAATCCCTAGTCCCTGAATGAAAAATACCAAACAGTTGCACAAAAGTCAGAAAAGTTTGTGAGGTCTGAGATCCAAGACAGCTCTGGCTTTACATGGTAACAGCCTACCACATCAATTTCTTGATCTGCAATGTGAACTAATAGGGGGACCTCAAGTCTAACTTGCAATGTATCCTAGGACAAGTTACTGGCCAAATAAAGTTTGCCATAACTGCTTGAAACACCATGCTGAAGGCAAAGATTGAGAAATACACTGGACGTTGGACCAACAGGAGGATCGCTACATCAAAATGTATGCTAACATCATAGAGCTACAGAGTAAAGTATCCCCTGGCAAAAGAAAAGAAGTTAAATAAAGATAAATGCACTCTTGTTATCCTTCTGGATTATTAGGTTTGTACCACATTAAACCTCACATAtcagcaataaatgaatacactACATAAACAAATGATCAACAAACCAAAATGTGAGATAGGAACACAAACAATCAGATACAGAGTCACTTTTAGGCACATCATTCTCCATCACGAGGTTGATGACCAATTTGACTGTGATTATGACAACATAGCTAGGCTACCCTTTGAAAGAGGTTGGCTAGATCTATATTGTCCAAAACAGAACAAGGCCCACACACCACAAATACAACATATCTTAATTCCCAACACAGTGAATCCACCAATCACTGACACACCAACCAAAAACACAAAAGATCAAATCACAAATGATTCACGATGGGGACAAGATTTTTTAGAATAAGAGAGAGGATAAGGTACTGTCATAAACCAAAAACAAATCCACCAATAAACCAGAACAAAAGGAAATTAAGAGAActagaagaggaaaaaaaaaacgcaACCAAACCACAACCATAACTGCTactgtttttgcatttttattctcTGTCAACTTGGACCAACATAAGCACACATGACACTACTCAACAAAGGTCTCAAATTTGCTTCAATTTGTAAGCTTAATAAGTGTGAAGTATTTATAGGCCTTCAGAAATTTATTAGGAAATTAACTCTACAAAAACATTTCCTAGAAAATCCATTGACCAATGATTAAGACCACAATCCCATTTATACCGTAGTCATCTTAAAGGTAGCCATATAAACACATTTGAAAGAATGGTCCTGGACGATATAGAAGGAATTAATACAAAACATTCAAAAACAGCAGTTAATCTTACAAAGGCCAAAAAATACTTTACAAGAGTTAAGGTATAATAAGAACATAGGAATAAAACTAGCTATCCCTCTGTCTTTGTCAATGGACAAAATGAATTACGTAGAAGAAAGTCTGAACATTCTGGGAGACACAAACACATACTAAAAACTGTCAGACCTAACTATAAATGTAATGAACAGTTGAAGGCTCTGCTAAAGAGAGTCTAATCAAGGGCAtcctcaataaataaaaaataaaataataaagaaaaaaaaaaaagcaagactACCTCACAAACACACCCAGTAATAACAATATTTTACCATCTCCCCAAAATCCACAAAAACATACAAAACTCACCTGGCAGGCCTATCATGTCTGGAATCAATTCCATAGCCTCCAATTTTCCTCAATACATTGATCACCATCTACAATACATCAGTGAACAAAAATCCTACTTTAGAGATACCACTCAAATGCTAAAATACAGTGACCAGCTTGAGTGGAGCCCAGATCCCTGGCTGGTATAAAGCTAGGTCACTTCGCTGGTTACTGTTATTAATCATCAACAGGAACTTAACAGCATCAAGTACTTTCTGGCTAGAGACATTAGACATTATTCTGTGCTAAAGCTATTCACACAGAACAGACAGAAGTTATCTTACAAGGAATCCAGTTCATTCTTACACATAACTATGTAAGGTTCAATAACACTTTCTACCTCTAAACTAGAGAAACTGCCATGGGGACAAGGGTTTGCTCCTAATTATGCTAATCTATTTATGAGTCAATGGGGAAAGATAAACATATGGATTGACCATAACTATGGAGCGAAGAGGTCCCtatggaaaatatatttattaggacatattctttgtacagcaaGGGGCAGAACAGTCATTACTCAAATTCATACAACATATGAACAACAGTAACTGTAATTTAAAATTTGCCACCCAATATATTAAACTGAAAATCAAATTTCTAGATTTAGAATCCTCCACAATCTATCCACTATTCTACCAACTGACCCACAGGTAGTTTACAAAAAAAGGTACAGATTTAAAAACTAGCTTAGTGAAGAACCACATTAAGCCACGATAGGCGTTACAAACTCGGCCAGATAGCTCAACAGAAGAAGGCGGACCCCACTATTGCGGTCGCTGCTGTAACTGTACCAATCTAACATCAGAGAAGTACCAACCCCACACGGACATCCATCCAAACAGTGCAAATTTAAAGAATCAAAGAACACCTCACatgcaatagtctgcaggtaATTTACCTACTAGAATGCTGTGGCATGCAATATGTAGGGAGGACAGCAAGGGCACTTGAAACAAGAATCAGAGAACAcataagaaatattaaaataggCTACAACATTTCCACACACTTTAAAGAACAGCATGATTGTAATCCCACTGGTCTCACGTACATGGCAATAAAGAAAGTGGAAAGGAATTGGAGAGGGGATGAGttcataacaaaaaataaaaaaaaaaaaaaaaatcatcaacagAGGAATTAAAGTGGATCTTTTACTTAAAGACtcaaaccctcaaatggtctgaacaTAGATATGGAACTACAATCCATATGGATATAAAATCACTAATTCACCAACCAGATATATCAGGCGAATCCACAGAGCCaacaaatcatgaataaattagGCAGGACAAACTTCCATACAAGTGCAGACTTACAGGAACATATTAATCCATTATGCTGTCATACTAACATTGTATGAATGTAGCAACAATTCTAGAGACAATGAATAATGGAGAGTCAAATAAACACTGTGAACAATAGAAGAATAGTGGAGTCAGCAAATCAGATTGTCAGTAGAGCCTCATTAGTCACCTTATCAAATTATTACTAGAGCAGAAATAGGACATTGTCCACCTACCAAGATTAATTTATGGTATACCATCTCTTCACGCTAAGCACAATCAATTTTCACAATATACATCAGCAATCCTgagcaatcagattctatcacATCTCAACCTCTAATCATCCACACATATCACCATGACTTCTCCTCAATGGTGATATGTCAAAAAATTCACACTTCATCCATCAAGTAGGGAAGCAAAGAGCTACACCAACCCTCGTAACCTCTGTGATACGTAATCAAGGCTAGGACATGTAAGAAATAGTAATTACAGATGGGTCAATCATACCATAGTAGTAATAACCACAGTACAAATCTACTACCACTGTATTGTGTTATTTTAACCCAATCTACAGGCTTCCAGCATTCCATCTAATTGAATGGGATGCTTAAAGAATGAATAATTACATTTCTAAAAATCGAACCTATGAGATCGCAAGGACTATATCAAAAACATGATAGACATGTATTTAGTATAGGTCATCTAAAGCAATATGGACTAACAACCCTTAGTAACGTGTCTGCCTGCCGATACCCTTCCACATGTGTCAGCATGATCAACATCCAACACCAAGTAGCGACTTAACCACCAGTGACCACACCAaagccccatagattgtaaggaagcgagcagggttctcttacctctctgtctgtatgtattactcagtattgtcttgttaatgtttgttcccaattgtaaagtgctacggaatttgcttgcgctacataaataaatgttgatgatgaatgaaACAGACTGCAAAACACAATCACAACAGCTAGCACACACCAGATATTGGATCTGACACAAGGTAATGTCAGTATTAATTATGTGTCCAATTTTAGCACAAATACCTGCTGAGACGGTTTTCCCATGCCAGCAAAGGTGGCTAAACATACAGCAACATGTCTGCATGTGATCGTAAGCTCAAAACATTATCTATGGGCTGAACATCTGCCCGCACAGACACTAGTCTGATAGTATACATACCAATAAGCATTAAGTAAAATCAACACAAAATACATACTATTACAAACCCCCAGCATACATCAGTTCATAGAAGGaagaaattactttttaaaaGAAGACAGACAAACTGATTACCTTAATAGCATCTACCAAAAGGATCAAGGTGGGAGGAGCTACCTCCCTATATCAAGCCTGCGGACAAGCACATTTATTCTGCACAATATCCCTGAGGAAGGCTTTTAACTGAGAATCTGAAACGCGTTGGATATCGATACAAGCAATCACTAATCTCACCATCTTCAATAGACTGCGCATAACTGTTGCAGCTAGACTGCGCCTATTGTTCTGCAGGAGCGTAAGATACTTGGTCACTTTTATAGACTATACCAAAACTTTTTACTTTACAATACTGTGCTAGAAAGCAGTGATGAGATCTGCAAATCAGAAAACCACAGCAATATAATGTTGATTACCATGAATTGTCATGGTAACCGATTGACATATAAACTGGAACTTTATTATACATTCTGGTATCGAATCATTCCTACTTAGTGTCAAAGTCAAAttattggatgaaagaaagtatattgattaatattgttttactgtgcgattgcgatcagtacgccacg
This window encodes:
- the TMEM237 gene encoding transmembrane protein 237, translated to MEGIRAPPRALPPMPSTSQDEIPISRPKKKKSKANSTLEDGVQDTALRTSENKECFTPERRKKKKKKPMDAETSFMNQNLNSLSVVQNGNHPDYQHFEEGIARKPRRRTKKMRPVEHGFPNDLGVEEEDIIPDEQIRSPEQHPTFIVPSLTSQPVGKLFVEKNRKFQAADRTGIIKTAEHVEDFMDIKPTWSSMDVSITVHRAFRMVGLFCSGFLAGYTVWNIVVIYMLAGNQLTTLSKLLEIYKDLAYPSQCFLYFLLALSTVSAFDRIDLAIVSNAFRGLVILDPSAVASFLYFVALFLALSQQMTSDRINFYTPPTQNGSLWQEGTELQILQPWIVVNLVVTLLVGLAWLFLSFRPDLDHSEESMFISEDEDYPDMEKRIKIQA